A DNA window from Aspergillus nidulans FGSC A4 chromosome I contains the following coding sequences:
- a CDS encoding putative aminotransferase family protein (LolT) (transcript_id=CADANIAT00006768), producing MASPTPFGAPMKAHFLLDPNYNNLNHGSFGTYPSQVLEKQQSIQKSLESRPDIFIRYIQPGLIDTSRAALAPLLNVPVSDLVLVKNATTGVNTVLHNLALTRTLTADDVIFYFDTVYGAVERALFALKESWGVKLRKVKYVFPLEEGGMVKRFREALKSVRKEGLTPKLAVFETVVSNPGIRFPFEEITRACKEEGVLSLIDGAHAVGMIKLDLAALGVDFFTSNCHKWLYTPRSCAVLYVPERNQKFIRTSLPTSWGYVPPQVPPSESGEDKDIPPSTLPNTGKSPFVALFEFTGTTDDSAYACVPAALNFRDEVCGGEERIYAYLERLAGEAGELLASALGTDVLRAVKDASGAGKGGKGLGCSMVNVRLPIRITNLDLNSGTKDKAINVRPEDVSPLSHWLHEQLIARGTFVPCFPHGQWMFVRLSAQVYLERSDFVWLGDVFKHIMEGVPGFLEANKNGTQAKAKI from the exons ATGGCCTCTCCAACTCCGTTTGGCGCCCCCATGAAAGCGCACTTCCTCCTCGATCCTAATTACAACAATCTCAACCACG GCTCTTTCGGCACCTACCCTTCCCAGGTCCTTGAAAAGCAACAGTCCATCCAGAAATCTCTCGAATCTAGGCCCGACATCTTCATCCGTTACATTCAGCCCGGCCTTATCGACACTTCTCGGGCCGCCCTCGCGCCCCTCCTTAACGTCCCCGTCTCAGACCTCGTTTTGGTCAAAAATGCCACGACAGGTGTCAACACTGTCCTGCACAATCTCGCACTGACCCGTACTCTGACTGCAGATGACGTTATCTTCTACTTTGACACCGTCTACGGCGCCGTCGAGCGCGCCCTCTTTGCCCTAAAGGAATCCTGGGGCGTCAAGCTGAGGAAGGTTAAGTATGTTTTCCCCCTTGAAGAGGGGGGAATGGTCAAGAGGTTTAGGGAGGCACTGAAGAGCGTGAGAAAAGAGGGCTTGACGCCGAAGCTCGCGGTCTTTGAGACGGTTGTGTCAAACCCAGGCATCAGGTTTCCCTTTGAAGAAATTACGAGGGCTTGTAAGGAAGAGGGTGTGCTGAGTCTTATTGATGGAGCACATGCGGTTGGTATGATCAAGCTGGATCTGGCCGCGTTAGGGGTGGACTTCTTCACGAGTAATTGTCATAA GTGGCTCTACACTCCGCGCTCCTGCGCAGTCTTATACGTTCCCGAGCGCAACCAGAAGTTCATCCGGACAAGTCTCCCTACGTCATGGGGGTATGTGCCGCCACAGGTTCCACCTTCTGAATCAGGCGAAGACAAGGATATCCCTCCGTCCACGCTCCCAAATACTGGAAAATCCCCGTTCGTCGCGCTCTTTGAGTTCACAGGGACAACGGACGACAGCGCGTATGCGTGTGTCCCTGCAGCACTCAACTTCAGAGATGAGGTCTGCGGTGGCGAGGAGAGGATCTATGCTTACCTTGAACGACTCGCTGGGGAGGCGGGTGAACTCCTTGCGTCTGCATTAGGGACGGATGTGTTGAGGGCTGTGAAAGATGCAAGCGGTGCAGGGAAAGGTGGAAAGGGGCTGGGTTGCTCAATGGTCAATGTGCGGTTGCCTATTCGGATCACTAATCTGGACTTAAATTCTGGAACGAAGGATAAGGCGATAAATGTACGGCCGGAGGACGTCAGTCCCCTGTCGCACTGGCTACACGAGCAGTTGATAGCCAGAGGGACATTCGTACCGTGTTTTCCGCATGGGCAGTGGATGTTTGTCAGACTCAGCGCGCAAGTTTACCTGGAAAGGAGTGATTTTGTTTGGTTGGGTGATGTCTTCAAGCATATAATGGAGGGTGTAC